From Zalophus californianus isolate mZalCal1 chromosome 16, mZalCal1.pri.v2, whole genome shotgun sequence, one genomic window encodes:
- the LOC113908083 gene encoding keratin-associated protein 9-7-like, whose product MTDSCCCSPCCQPTCCRTTCCRTTCCQPSCCGCGGGCGQGGSGSSCCGSSCCQPCCCRPTCCQTTCCRTTCCRPSCCVSSCCQPSCCGSSGCGQTCCGSSCCQPACCTPVYCRRTCYFPTCCCLPGCLAQGCGSSCC is encoded by the coding sequence ATGACCGACTCGtgctgctgctccccttgctgccAGCCTACGtgctgcaggaccacctgctgcaggaccacctgctgccAGCCCAGCTGCTGCGGGTGCGGCGGCGGCTGTGGACAAGGCGGCAGCGGGTCCAGCTGCTGCGGGTCCAGCTGCTGCCAGCCTTGCTGCTGCCGCCCCACTTGCTGTCAGACCACCtgctgcaggaccacctgctgccgGCCCAGCTGCTGTGTCTCCAGCTGCTGTCAACCCAGCTGCTGTGGGTCCAGTGGCTGTGGACAAACTTGCTGTGGGTCCAGCTGCTGTCAGCCAGCCTGCTGTACCCCCGTGTACTGCAGGAGAACCTGCTACTTCCCCACCTGCTGCTGCTTGCCTGGATGCCTAGCCCAGGGCTGTGGATCCAGCTGCTGCTAG